A genomic segment from Comamonas terrigena NBRC 13299 encodes:
- a CDS encoding Do family serine endopeptidase has product MDTLLSTPRRLVLALVAAGAIGAAGAGLVTGLHHEARATPVATVAAAVAPATATPASVPTVAMPDFAAITRANAPAVVNISVVGDARAMQMRGDAAADDDDDDSGAGPQISPDDPFFEFFRRFGMPGLPGAQAQPRDTPARGEGSGFIVGSDGLILTNAHVVYGAKEVTVKLSDRREFRAKVLGMDPKTDVAVIRIDAQNLPTVRLGNTKDLQVGEWVLAIGAPFGFENSVTAGVVSAKGRSLPDDSLVPFLQTDVAINPGNSGGPLFNARGEVVGINSQIYTRSGGYQGVSFAIPIELATQIQQQIVAHGKVEHARLGVAVQEVNQGFAESFGLPSPEGALVSSVQDGSPAAKAGLQPGDVLREVDGQRIVSSGDLPAYVGMRRPGQQVQLTVWRQGKLQQLSATLASADDAKAKKTAQASVEKGKLGLGLRPLTPQEQQQVGVQGGLLIGQVAGPAAQAGVVAGDVLLSINNQPVSSMDTVQAAMAKAGKTVALLVMRGGDKIFVPVHLG; this is encoded by the coding sequence ATGGATACTCTGCTCTCTACCCCCCGTCGTCTGGTTCTGGCCCTGGTGGCCGCTGGCGCCATTGGCGCAGCGGGTGCCGGTCTGGTGACCGGTTTGCACCACGAAGCACGCGCTACCCCGGTCGCCACTGTGGCGGCTGCGGTGGCCCCGGCCACGGCCACACCGGCCTCCGTGCCCACCGTGGCCATGCCCGACTTTGCCGCCATCACCCGTGCCAACGCGCCGGCGGTGGTGAACATCAGCGTGGTGGGCGATGCCCGCGCCATGCAGATGCGTGGCGACGCCGCAGCCGACGACGATGACGATGACAGCGGCGCCGGCCCGCAGATCAGCCCGGACGACCCCTTCTTTGAATTCTTCCGCCGCTTTGGCATGCCGGGCCTGCCCGGTGCCCAGGCCCAGCCGCGCGATACACCGGCACGGGGCGAGGGTTCGGGCTTCATCGTGGGCAGCGATGGTTTGATTTTGACCAACGCCCATGTGGTCTACGGTGCCAAGGAAGTGACCGTCAAGCTCAGCGACCGGCGCGAATTCCGGGCCAAGGTGCTGGGCATGGACCCCAAGACCGATGTGGCCGTGATCCGTATCGATGCGCAGAACCTGCCCACCGTGCGCCTGGGCAACACCAAGGACCTGCAGGTGGGTGAATGGGTGCTGGCCATTGGCGCACCGTTTGGTTTTGAAAACAGTGTGACGGCCGGCGTGGTCAGCGCCAAGGGCCGCTCGCTGCCGGACGACAGCCTGGTGCCTTTCCTGCAGACCGACGTGGCCATCAACCCCGGCAATTCGGGCGGCCCGCTGTTCAATGCGCGCGGCGAGGTGGTGGGCATCAACAGCCAGATCTACACCCGCTCGGGCGGCTACCAGGGCGTGTCGTTTGCCATCCCGATCGAGCTGGCCACGCAGATCCAGCAACAGATCGTGGCCCACGGCAAGGTGGAACATGCGCGCCTGGGCGTGGCGGTGCAGGAAGTGAACCAGGGCTTTGCCGAATCCTTTGGCCTGCCCTCGCCCGAAGGTGCGCTGGTGTCCTCGGTCCAGGACGGCTCGCCCGCTGCCAAGGCCGGTCTGCAGCCGGGCGATGTGCTGCGCGAGGTAGACGGCCAGCGCATTGTCTCCTCCGGCGATCTGCCGGCCTATGTGGGCATGCGCCGTCCCGGCCAGCAGGTGCAGCTGACGGTCTGGCGCCAGGGCAAGCTGCAGCAGCTGAGCGCCACCCTGGCCAGCGCGGACGATGCCAAGGCCAAGAAGACCGCGCAGGCCAGCGTGGAAAAAGGCAAGCTGGGTCTGGGCCTGCGCCCGCTGACCCCGCAGGAACAGCAGCAGGTGGGCGTGCAGGGCGGTCTGCTGATCGGCCAGGTGGCCGGGCCTGCAGCCCAGGCTGGGGTGGTGGCCGGTGATGTGCTGCTGTCCATCAACAACCAGCCGGTCAGCAGCATGGACACCGTGCAGGCCGCCATGGCCAAGGCCGGTAAGACCGTGGCCTTGCTGGTGATGCGCGGGGGCGACAAGATCTTTGTCCCCGTGCACCTGGGCTGA
- a CDS encoding DUF697 domain-containing protein, translating into MHRTTRRILMALLAAFLAYVAVFTVAMVSQLADAADRVHAGAGQWTFWGLLALLAVAVVVPTALLLRLPAALQPPASDAPAAQVAYQTRLRQHLARNAHLTGQPLQAENDVAQALAQLQTLADAETRRTAASVLASTALLQNGRLDGLVVLASQLRLVWRVARIYGLRPSLRQMGYLYGNVGACMLLANSLDEMDFAELAAPLVQATTPAALASVPGLGAMGSLLTNSLASGAANAFLTLRVGLMAQAYCAPLQRPEHAAVRRSATVRAAGQLGQLVREAGSSVSQAVYGRMRDAVSQTAQSTVDSVRQSGQTVVDATRDAARSAASTSGAWVDQATGKLHQATLQVADHTARAADAVQHSTQQATQQTRDKLHAAIVALKKKP; encoded by the coding sequence ATGCACCGTACCACCCGCCGCATTCTGATGGCCTTGCTGGCCGCCTTTCTGGCCTATGTGGCCGTGTTCACGGTGGCCATGGTCTCCCAGCTGGCCGACGCGGCCGACCGCGTCCATGCCGGCGCCGGGCAGTGGACCTTCTGGGGTTTGCTGGCCCTGCTGGCCGTGGCGGTGGTGGTGCCCACTGCCTTGCTGCTGCGCCTGCCTGCGGCACTGCAACCACCCGCCAGCGACGCCCCCGCAGCGCAGGTGGCCTACCAGACACGGTTGCGCCAGCACCTGGCGCGCAACGCCCACCTGACAGGCCAGCCGCTGCAGGCAGAAAACGATGTGGCCCAGGCCCTGGCGCAACTGCAGACCCTGGCCGACGCCGAGACCCGCCGCACCGCCGCCAGCGTGCTGGCCAGCACGGCACTGCTGCAAAACGGCCGGCTGGATGGCCTGGTGGTGCTGGCCAGCCAGCTGCGGCTGGTGTGGCGTGTGGCACGCATCTACGGCCTGCGCCCCTCGCTGCGCCAGATGGGCTACCTCTACGGCAATGTGGGCGCCTGCATGCTGCTGGCCAACAGCCTGGACGAGATGGACTTTGCCGAACTGGCGGCCCCGCTGGTGCAGGCCACCACGCCCGCAGCCCTGGCCAGCGTACCCGGCCTCGGCGCCATGGGAAGCCTGCTGACCAACAGCCTGGCCAGCGGCGCGGCCAATGCCTTTCTGACTTTGCGCGTGGGCCTGATGGCCCAGGCCTACTGCGCGCCGCTGCAGCGCCCGGAACACGCTGCCGTGCGCCGCAGTGCCACCGTGCGCGCGGCCGGCCAGTTGGGCCAGCTGGTGCGCGAAGCAGGCAGCAGCGTCAGCCAGGCGGTCTATGGCCGCATGCGCGATGCCGTCAGCCAGACCGCCCAATCCACAGTGGACAGCGTGCGCCAGAGCGGCCAGACCGTGGTGGACGCCACGCGCGATGCGGCCCGCAGTGCAGCCAGCACGTCCGGCGCCTGGGTGGACCAGGCCACCGGCAAGCTGCACCAGGCCACGCTGCAGGTGGCCGACCACACGGCACGCGCCGCCGATGCGGTACAGCACAGCACCCAGCAGGCCACGCAGCAGACACGCGACAAGCTGCACGCGGCCATCGTGGCCTTGAAGAAGAAACCTTGA
- a CDS encoding ABC transporter ATP-binding protein, giving the protein MFLQVSQLGVRYAGRPRPAVDGVSLNLQAGDIGVLIGPSGCGKTTLLRAVAGLEPVSEGTIALEGRVVSSPTVALPPEQRRIGMVFQDYALFPHLSVGRNVAFGIHDLPKAEQERRVAEVLELVGLAGSAARFPHELSGGQQQRVALARALAPRPQLLLLDEPFSNLDVDLRERLAHEVRGILKEAKATALFVTHDQLEAFAIGDKIGVIHDGHLHQWDSAYRLYHRPATRFVADFIGHGVFLPAELRPHGDHGVVLHTALGDLVDGGECPLPSAYPGGQCDVLLRADDIVHDDHAPVQAQILRKAFRGSEFLYTLRLDSGHNVMAHVPSHHDHAVGSRVGIRLDMDHVVTFPREEQLSPVP; this is encoded by the coding sequence ATGTTCCTCCAAGTGTCCCAACTCGGCGTGCGTTACGCCGGTCGCCCCCGCCCGGCTGTCGACGGCGTGTCCCTGAATCTGCAGGCCGGCGATATCGGCGTGCTCATCGGCCCTTCGGGCTGCGGCAAGACCACGCTGCTGCGCGCCGTGGCCGGGCTGGAGCCAGTGAGCGAGGGCACGATTGCGCTGGAAGGCCGCGTGGTCAGCTCGCCCACGGTGGCCCTGCCTCCCGAGCAGCGCCGCATCGGCATGGTGTTTCAGGACTACGCGCTGTTCCCCCACCTGAGCGTGGGCCGCAACGTGGCCTTCGGCATCCACGATCTGCCCAAGGCCGAGCAGGAGCGCCGTGTGGCCGAGGTGCTGGAACTGGTGGGCCTGGCCGGATCGGCCGCGCGCTTTCCGCACGAACTCTCCGGCGGCCAGCAACAGCGTGTGGCCCTGGCTCGCGCGCTGGCTCCACGCCCGCAGCTGCTGCTGCTGGACGAGCCGTTTTCCAACCTGGATGTGGACCTGCGCGAACGCCTGGCCCACGAGGTGCGCGGCATCCTGAAGGAAGCCAAGGCCACGGCCTTGTTTGTGACGCACGACCAGCTGGAAGCCTTTGCCATTGGCGACAAAATCGGCGTCATCCACGATGGCCATCTGCACCAGTGGGACAGCGCCTACCGCCTCTACCACCGTCCGGCCACGCGCTTTGTGGCGGACTTCATTGGCCACGGCGTATTTCTGCCGGCCGAGCTGCGCCCGCACGGCGACCACGGCGTGGTGCTGCACACCGCGCTGGGCGATCTGGTGGATGGGGGTGAATGCCCCCTGCCCTCGGCCTACCCCGGCGGGCAGTGCGATGTGCTGCTGCGCGCCGACGACATCGTGCACGACGACCATGCGCCGGTGCAGGCGCAGATTCTGCGCAAGGCGTTCCGCGGCTCGGAATTTCTCTACACGCTGCGGCTGGACAGCGGTCACAACGTGATGGCCCATGTGCCCAGCCACCACGACCACGCGGTGGGCTCGCGCGTGGGCATCCGTCTGGACATGGACCATGTGGTGACCTTCCCACGCGAGGAACAGCTCAGCCCGGTGCCCTGA
- a CDS encoding dihydrolipoyl dehydrogenase → MGANVQVDVAVIGAGTAGMNAFSTLRKAGVRAVIIDQGPLGTTCARVGCMPSKAVLQAGKRWDMLRSLLPAAHRDRALDLLPAGSTTPQLLWEQALTTRDQLVEGNIRQLNDLAGDALLSGQARFTGPQTLLLEGGTTVEAKAFVLATGSEATRPQALHDALGDKLITTDELFYLDALPRSLAVVGLGPIGLEMGLALSRLGSQVVGSNRSRRIGLMEDPEVNSAALDYFGRQFPMAFEAPVTAQRRSDGRVDFQAGAVQTQVDWVLAATGRVPRTQALALEQAGAHFDDKGRLCWDAVTQQVLGVPMFLAGDVSSDRPLMHEAAVGGVIAAQRALQHLGLEKGQPVRRRSAPLSIVFSDPDLAVVGKRFNSLPPDAVVATTRGSGNGRSKIMQAPHHVLRLYADASSRKLLGASIFCAGGEHLAHQLAWAVQRGETSESLRDLPYYHPTVEEMIDNALKELRKAFKKIG, encoded by the coding sequence ATGGGAGCGAACGTGCAAGTGGATGTGGCCGTCATCGGCGCCGGAACAGCGGGCATGAATGCCTTCAGCACGCTGCGCAAGGCCGGCGTGCGGGCCGTGATCATTGACCAGGGCCCGCTGGGCACCACCTGTGCCCGTGTGGGTTGCATGCCGTCCAAGGCCGTGCTGCAGGCTGGCAAGCGCTGGGACATGCTGCGCAGCCTGTTGCCAGCGGCCCACCGCGACCGTGCGCTGGACCTGCTGCCCGCAGGCAGCACCACGCCCCAGCTGCTGTGGGAGCAGGCACTGACCACACGCGACCAGTTGGTGGAAGGCAATATCCGCCAGCTCAACGATCTGGCGGGCGATGCGCTGCTGAGCGGCCAGGCGCGTTTCACCGGGCCGCAGACCCTGCTGCTGGAAGGCGGCACCACGGTGGAAGCCAAGGCTTTTGTGCTGGCCACGGGCTCCGAAGCCACGCGGCCCCAGGCGCTGCACGATGCCCTCGGCGACAAGCTGATCACCACCGACGAATTGTTTTATCTGGACGCGCTGCCGCGCAGCCTGGCCGTGGTGGGCCTGGGCCCCATCGGCCTGGAGATGGGCCTGGCGCTGTCGCGCCTGGGCAGTCAGGTGGTGGGCAGCAACCGGTCGCGCCGTATCGGACTGATGGAAGACCCGGAAGTGAACAGCGCAGCGCTGGACTACTTTGGCAGGCAGTTTCCCATGGCGTTCGAGGCGCCGGTGACGGCGCAGCGCCGCAGCGACGGGCGGGTGGACTTTCAGGCCGGGGCCGTGCAGACCCAGGTGGACTGGGTGCTGGCTGCGACCGGCCGCGTGCCACGGACCCAGGCGCTGGCGCTGGAGCAGGCCGGCGCGCATTTCGACGACAAGGGCCGTTTGTGCTGGGACGCGGTCACGCAGCAGGTGCTGGGCGTGCCCATGTTCCTGGCCGGCGATGTGAGCAGCGACCGGCCGCTGATGCACGAGGCTGCCGTGGGCGGCGTGATTGCCGCCCAGCGCGCGCTGCAGCACCTGGGGCTGGAAAAAGGCCAGCCCGTGCGCCGGCGTAGCGCGCCGCTGTCGATCGTGTTCAGCGACCCGGATCTGGCCGTGGTGGGCAAGCGCTTTAACAGCCTGCCGCCCGATGCCGTGGTGGCCACCACGCGCGGCAGCGGCAATGGGCGCTCCAAGATCATGCAGGCGCCCCACCATGTGCTGCGGCTGTATGCCGATGCCAGCAGCCGCAAGCTGCTGGGTGCCAGCATCTTCTGCGCCGGTGGCGAGCACCTGGCCCACCAGCTGGCCTGGGCGGTGCAGCGCGGCGAAACCTCGGAGAGCCTGCGCGATCTGCCGTACTACCACCCCACGGTGGAGGAGATGATCGACAACGCGCTCAAGGAACTGCGTAAGGCTTTCAAGAAAATCGGCTGA
- a CDS encoding ABC transporter permease: MRFRSFSPRALPLLLLALLLTLPVLAVLASWLPIDQALGQGEAAPASILREMASTVLPSYLGTTIWLGLLVALGAAIVGTGTAAAVTLFDFRGRRAMEWLLLLPLAMPAYVTAYAYTDFLQFSGPLQVWLRDTYGLEGRLLPEVRSLGGAVWVFIFSLYPYVYLLARTALGERAAHLMEAARLMGASLRRRIWTVALPLARPAVAAGVALVLMETLADFGVVSYFGIQTFTTGIYKAWLAMDNRIAAAQLSTMLLVLVVLLLQLELRAQRRMRFTTSGVGRAGSAEAQPQRLRGWRCALAWLVCLLPVVMGFVAPVAFMLRPLAADWTVLPWNRFLEWAANSVRLGAITAVLAVAIALALAYAVRRRPDGLTRGVVQLASIGYAVPGAVIVVGLLLPVGWLQQAVPEWGLPALITATAVGIVWAYLVRFCAVALQSVQSGYSRIPMSLDESARMLGTGGWGLLRRVHWPLLRRSTAAAGLLVFVDVMKELPATMVLRPFNSDTLAVVAYQLARDERLGEAALPSLALVAVGLIPVIMLSRTLRSGRK; this comes from the coding sequence TTGCGTTTCCGTTCCTTCTCTCCCCGCGCCCTCCCGCTGTTGCTGCTGGCGCTGCTTCTGACTTTGCCGGTGCTGGCCGTGCTGGCCTCGTGGCTGCCCATCGACCAGGCCCTGGGCCAGGGTGAAGCCGCGCCCGCCAGCATCCTGCGCGAGATGGCATCCACCGTGCTGCCGAGCTATCTGGGCACCACCATCTGGCTGGGCCTGCTGGTGGCCCTGGGCGCCGCCATTGTCGGCACCGGCACGGCCGCGGCCGTGACGCTGTTCGACTTCCGGGGCCGCCGCGCCATGGAGTGGCTGCTGCTGCTGCCGCTGGCCATGCCGGCCTATGTGACCGCCTACGCCTACACCGATTTCCTGCAGTTCAGCGGCCCGCTGCAAGTCTGGCTGCGGGACACCTATGGCCTGGAAGGTCGCCTGCTGCCCGAGGTGCGCAGCCTGGGCGGCGCTGTCTGGGTGTTCATTTTCTCGCTCTACCCCTATGTCTATCTGCTGGCCCGCACCGCGCTGGGCGAACGCGCCGCCCACCTGATGGAAGCGGCGCGGCTGATGGGCGCTTCGCTGCGCCGCCGCATCTGGACGGTGGCCCTGCCGCTGGCCCGCCCGGCCGTGGCCGCAGGCGTGGCGCTGGTGCTGATGGAAACGCTGGCGGACTTCGGCGTGGTCAGCTACTTCGGCATACAGACCTTCACCACCGGCATCTACAAAGCCTGGCTGGCCATGGACAACCGCATTGCCGCGGCCCAGCTGTCGACCATGCTGCTGGTGCTGGTGGTCTTGCTGCTGCAGCTGGAGCTGCGTGCCCAGCGCCGCATGCGCTTTACCACCAGCGGCGTGGGTCGTGCCGGCTCGGCCGAAGCACAGCCCCAGCGTCTGCGCGGCTGGCGCTGCGCCCTGGCCTGGCTGGTGTGCCTGCTGCCCGTGGTGATGGGCTTTGTGGCGCCGGTGGCCTTCATGCTGCGCCCGCTGGCGGCCGACTGGACGGTGCTGCCGTGGAACCGCTTTCTGGAATGGGCCGCCAACAGCGTGCGCCTGGGCGCCATCACCGCTGTGCTGGCGGTGGCGATTGCGCTGGCGCTGGCCTATGCCGTGCGCCGCCGCCCCGATGGGCTGACGCGTGGCGTGGTGCAGCTGGCCAGCATCGGCTATGCCGTGCCGGGGGCCGTCATCGTGGTGGGGCTGCTGCTGCCGGTGGGCTGGTTGCAGCAGGCGGTGCCGGAATGGGGCTTGCCCGCGTTGATCACCGCCACGGCCGTGGGTATTGTCTGGGCCTATCTGGTGCGCTTTTGCGCGGTGGCGCTGCAGTCGGTGCAAAGCGGGTATTCGCGCATTCCCATGAGCCTGGATGAATCGGCCCGCATGCTGGGCACGGGCGGCTGGGGTCTGCTGCGCCGCGTGCACTGGCCGCTGCTGCGCCGTTCCACGGCCGCCGCCGGCCTGCTGGTGTTTGTCGATGTGATGAAGGAGCTGCCTGCCACCATGGTGCTGCGGCCTTTCAACAGCGATACGCTGGCCGTGGTGGCCTACCAGCTGGCCCGCGACGAGCGCCTGGGCGAGGCGGCACTGCCTTCGCTGGCGCTGGTGGCCGTGGGTCTGATTCCCGTCATCATGCTCAGCCGCACCCTGCGGTCCGGGCGAAAGTAA
- the arsC gene encoding arsenate reductase (glutaredoxin) (This arsenate reductase requires both glutathione and glutaredoxin to convert arsenate to arsenite, after which the efflux transporter formed by ArsA and ArsB can extrude the arsenite from the cell, providing resistance.) codes for MSDITIFHNARCSNSRGALALIRERGIEPNIVDYIATPLTAPELAELVEHLGVPVRELLRTKEAAYQELGLDQPGVSDVQIIQAVAAHPALLNRPIVVTPKGAALCRPPEKVLELL; via the coding sequence ATGAGCGATATCACCATTTTTCACAACGCCCGCTGCAGCAATTCGCGCGGCGCGCTGGCCCTGATCCGCGAGCGCGGCATCGAGCCCAATATCGTCGACTACATTGCCACGCCGCTGACGGCGCCCGAGCTGGCCGAGCTGGTGGAACACCTGGGGGTGCCGGTGCGGGAGCTGCTGCGCACCAAGGAAGCGGCCTACCAGGAACTGGGCCTGGACCAGCCGGGTGTGAGCGATGTGCAGATCATCCAGGCTGTGGCGGCCCATCCGGCGCTGCTGAACCGCCCCATCGTGGTTACCCCCAAGGGCGCAGCGCTGTGCCGCCCGCCCGAGAAGGTGCTGGAGCTGCTGTAA
- a CDS encoding DUF423 domain-containing protein, whose amino-acid sequence MGGRIWIAVAGLLGAVGVGMAAYATHGLGFIEDSTLREAARATLQTAVQQQMFHALALLGVGALAQRAESRLLALAGLLFTVGVLLFSGLVYLRILGGVESLRMFVPWGGTCLIAGWLVLAAAGLGLRNRP is encoded by the coding sequence ATGGGTGGACGAATCTGGATTGCAGTGGCAGGGCTGCTGGGCGCCGTGGGCGTGGGCATGGCCGCCTATGCAACGCATGGGCTGGGCTTTATCGAAGACTCCACCCTGCGCGAAGCGGCACGGGCCACGCTGCAGACGGCCGTGCAGCAGCAGATGTTCCACGCGCTGGCGCTGCTGGGCGTGGGGGCACTGGCGCAGCGGGCGGAAAGCCGGCTGCTGGCGCTGGCCGGCCTGTTGTTCACCGTGGGGGTGCTGCTGTTCAGCGGGCTGGTCTATCTGCGCATTCTGGGCGGTGTGGAAAGCCTGCGCATGTTCGTGCCTTGGGGCGGCACCTGCCTGATCGCCGGCTGGCTGGTGCTGGCTGCCGCCGGACTGGGCTTGCGCAACCGGCCTTGA
- a CDS encoding DUF4238 domain-containing protein has protein sequence MKEIRRNNHFVPKLYLKQWAQNGRIPTYRLLVSNEAVPEWRDLSLSKIAFREHLYTYATAKEETDEFEHWLAEEFENPAVDAIERVVREQRLTPEHWRRLVRFAVAQEVRTPA, from the coding sequence ATGAAGGAAATTCGTCGCAACAATCACTTTGTGCCCAAGCTATATCTAAAACAGTGGGCGCAAAACGGTCGGATTCCTACATATCGATTGCTGGTATCTAACGAGGCTGTTCCAGAGTGGCGAGATCTTTCTCTTTCAAAAATTGCTTTTCGCGAACACCTCTACACATACGCGACGGCCAAAGAGGAAACCGACGAATTTGAGCACTGGCTTGCTGAAGAATTTGAAAATCCTGCGGTTGATGCAATTGAAAGAGTTGTGCGAGAGCAGCGACTTACGCCTGAGCATTGGCGCCGCCTTGTGCGTTTTGCTGTGGCTCAGGAGGTTCGGACGCCAGCATAG
- a CDS encoding response regulator transcription factor — MRLLLVEDDPMIGEAVQDLLRGASHAVDWARDGAQADTALRTTAYDLVLLDLGLPKMDGLDVLRALRARKDRTPVLVATARDAVAQRVAGLDAGADDYIVKPYDLDELLARMRALHRRSSGRAEPAYCHGGVEVDPSTRSVTLQGTSVALSAREWAVLEALTARPGQVLSRAQLEDKLYGWGEEVGSNAVEVYIHGLRKKLGAAFILNVRGLGYMVPKA, encoded by the coding sequence ATGCGATTGCTGCTGGTTGAAGATGATCCCATGATCGGCGAAGCCGTCCAGGACCTGCTGCGTGGCGCCAGCCACGCCGTGGACTGGGCGCGCGACGGTGCGCAGGCCGACACGGCCTTGCGCACCACCGCCTACGACCTGGTGCTGCTGGATCTGGGTCTGCCCAAGATGGATGGCCTGGACGTGCTGCGCGCACTGCGTGCCCGCAAGGACCGCACGCCGGTGCTGGTGGCCACGGCCCGTGACGCCGTGGCCCAGCGCGTGGCCGGGCTGGATGCCGGGGCGGATGACTACATCGTCAAACCCTATGACCTGGATGAATTGCTGGCCCGCATGCGCGCACTGCACCGGCGCAGCAGCGGGCGGGCCGAGCCGGCGTACTGCCACGGCGGCGTGGAGGTGGACCCCAGCACCCGCAGCGTGACCTTGCAGGGGACCAGCGTGGCGCTGTCGGCACGCGAATGGGCGGTGCTGGAAGCCCTGACCGCCCGCCCGGGCCAGGTGCTCAGCCGTGCCCAGCTGGAAGACAAGCTCTACGGCTGGGGAGAGGAAGTGGGCAGCAACGCGGTCGAGGTGTACATCCACGGCCTGCGCAAGAAGCTGGGCGCCGCGTTCATTCTCAATGTGCGCGGGCTGGGCTATATGGTGCCCAAGGCATGA
- a CDS encoding ATP-binding protein — protein MKTTSLRFRLIVLMGLAIVLAALLQGALAYRNALAEADALFDYQMRQTALALRAGLPVDARAASPLLPPEDENHEFIVQVWTNEGLRIFESAFGAALPQMAVLGFADVPVRGTTYRVFSLQSPAQVIQVAQNLQVRRQMARTLAWRTVWPIALLAPLLALAVWWVVGHALRPVERVRRELAGRSAASLAPVAEAGLPQEVQPLVQELNLLFARVQQAFSSQQHFVADAAHALRSPLQALKLQLQGLQRAPDEAARQRAQQRLAAGIDRAAQLVDQLLLLAREDAQQGARSSPAPVVDLAPLVAQQLADLAASAQAQGVDLGLAEGSAAAAHVRAESASLQVLLGNLLDNAIKYTPTGGQVDVRLALLPAVPDSPAQVELRVEDSGPGIPAAERTRALERFVRADGAAASGVPGSGLGLAIVQTIAQRQGGQVELLESAALGGLCVRVCWPAVESA, from the coding sequence ATGAAGACGACTTCGCTGCGCTTTCGCCTCATCGTGCTGATGGGGCTGGCCATTGTGCTGGCCGCGCTGCTGCAGGGCGCGCTGGCCTACCGCAATGCGCTGGCGGAAGCCGATGCCCTGTTCGACTACCAGATGCGCCAGACCGCGCTGGCACTGCGCGCCGGCCTGCCGGTGGATGCGCGTGCCGCCTCCCCCCTGCTGCCGCCGGAGGACGAAAACCACGAGTTCATTGTCCAGGTCTGGACCAATGAAGGCCTGCGCATTTTTGAATCCGCCTTCGGGGCCGCGCTGCCGCAGATGGCGGTGCTGGGCTTTGCCGATGTACCGGTGCGCGGCACGACCTACCGGGTGTTTTCGCTGCAGTCCCCGGCCCAGGTGATCCAGGTGGCGCAGAACCTGCAGGTGCGCCGCCAGATGGCCCGCACACTGGCCTGGCGCACGGTGTGGCCGATTGCGTTGCTGGCGCCCTTGCTGGCGTTGGCCGTGTGGTGGGTGGTCGGCCATGCGCTGCGCCCGGTGGAGCGGGTGCGGCGCGAACTGGCCGGGCGCAGCGCCGCGTCGCTGGCCCCGGTGGCCGAGGCCGGTCTGCCCCAGGAAGTGCAGCCGCTGGTGCAGGAGCTGAACCTGCTGTTCGCCCGCGTGCAGCAGGCGTTTTCCAGCCAGCAGCATTTTGTGGCCGACGCTGCCCACGCCCTGCGTTCGCCGTTGCAGGCACTGAAGCTGCAGCTGCAAGGCCTGCAGCGCGCGCCCGATGAGGCGGCGCGCCAGCGGGCCCAGCAGCGGCTGGCAGCCGGCATCGACCGTGCAGCCCAGCTGGTGGACCAGTTGTTGCTGCTGGCGCGCGAAGATGCGCAGCAAGGGGCGCGCAGCAGCCCGGCCCCGGTGGTGGATCTGGCGCCGCTGGTGGCACAGCAACTGGCCGATCTGGCCGCCAGCGCCCAGGCCCAGGGCGTGGACCTGGGGCTGGCCGAAGGCAGTGCCGCTGCCGCCCATGTGCGGGCAGAGTCCGCCAGTCTGCAGGTGCTGCTGGGCAATCTGCTGGACAACGCCATCAAGTACACGCCCACCGGTGGGCAGGTGGATGTGCGGCTGGCGTTGTTGCCTGCTGTGCCCGACAGCCCGGCCCAGGTGGAACTGCGCGTGGAAGACAGCGGCCCGGGCATCCCCGCCGCAGAGCGCACGCGGGCGCTGGAGCGCTTTGTGCGCGCCGACGGTGCCGCCGCATCGGGCGTGCCCGGCAGCGGCCTGGGGCTGGCCATTGTGCAGACCATTGCCCAGCGCCAGGGCGGGCAGGTGGAGCTGCTGGAATCAGCCGCACTGGGAGGGCTGTGCGTGCGGGTGTGCTGGCCGGCCGTGGAGTCGGCCTAG